From a region of the Desmodus rotundus isolate HL8 chromosome 7, HLdesRot8A.1, whole genome shotgun sequence genome:
- the SIX4 gene encoding homeobox protein SIX4 isoform X2 translates to MIASAADIKQENGMESVSEGQEAPREVAGGAAAGLSPPAPAPFPLEPGDAAARVSGEEGAVAAAAGAAADQVQLHSELLGRHHHAAAAAAAAQTTLAFSPDHVACVCEALQQGGNLDRLARFLWSLPQSDLLRGNESLLKARALVAFHQGIYPELYSILESHSFESANHPLLQQLWYKARYTEAERARGRPLGAVDKYRLRRKFPLPRTIWDGEETVYCFKEKSRNALKELYKQNRYPSPAEKRHLAKITGLSLTQVSNWFKNRRQRDRNPSETQSKSESDGNPSTEDESSKGHEDLSPHPLSSSSEGVTNLSLSSHMEPVYMQQIGNAKILSPSGVLLNGSLVPASTSPVFLNGNSFIQGPNGVILNGLNVGNTQTVSLNPPKMASNIVSNGISMTDILGSTSQDVKEFKVLQSSSANSAATTTYSPGAPVSFPGLIPSTEVKREGIQTVASQDGGSVVTFTTPVQINQYGIVQIPNSGANSQFLNGSIGFSPLQLPPVSVAASQGNISVNSSTSDGSTFTSESTTVQQGKVFLSSLAPSAVVYTVPNSGQTIGSVKQEGLERSLVFSQLMPVNQNAQVNANLSSESISGSGLHPLASSLVNVSPTHSFPLNPPTLLHPTELNPDIADSQPMSAPVASKSTVTSGSNTNYATLQNCSLITGQDLLSIPMTQAALGEIVPTAEDQVGHPSPAVPQDFVREHRLVLQSVTNIKENFLTSSESKATSSLMMLDSKSKYVLEGMVETVCEDLETDKKELAKLQTVQLDEDMQDL, encoded by the exons ATG ATCGCAAGTGCGGCGGACATCAAGCAGGAGAATGGGATGGAAAGCGTCTCGGAAGGGCAGGAGGCGCCTCGAGAAGTGGCGGGGGGCGCGGCGGCTGGGCTGAGCCCCCCGGCTCCAGCCCCTTTTCCCCTGGAGCCGGGGGACGCGGCCGCCAGGGTGAGCggagaggaaggggcagtggCGGCGGCGGCCGGAGCGGCAGCGGATCAGGTACAACTCCACTCGGAACTTCTGGGCAGGCACCACCACGCCgcggctgccgccgccgccgcgcagACCACACTGGCCTTCTCGCCCGACCATGTCGCCTGCGTGTGCGAGGCGCTGCAGCAGGGGGGCAACCTGGATCGCCTGGCCCGGTTCCTGTGGTCCCTGCCCCAGAGCGACCTGCTACGTGGCAACGAGAGCTTGCTGAAGGCGCGGGCGCTGGTGGCCTTCCACCAGGGCATCTACCCCGAGCTCTACAGCATCCTCGAGAGCCACAGCTTCGAGTCGGCCAACCACCCGCTGCTGCAGCAGCTCTGGTACAAGGCGCGCTACACCGAGGCCGAGCGCGCCCGCGGCCGGCCGCTGGGCGCCGTGGACAAGTACCGGCTCCGCAGGAAATTCCCCCTGCCCCGCACCATCTGGGACGGCGAGGAGACGGTGTATTGTTTCAAGGAGAAGTCGCGCAACGCGCTCAAGGAGCTCTACAAGCAGAATCGCTACCCTTCGCCTGCCGAGAAGCGGCACCTGGCCAAGATCACCGGCCTCTCCCTCACCCAAGTCAGCAACTGGTTCAAGAACCGGCGGCAGCGCGATCGGAACCCCTCTGAGACCCAGTCCAAAAG TGAGTCAGATGGTAATCCTAGCACTGAAGATGAGTCCAGCAAGGGTCATGAGGATCTGTCTCCTCATCCACTCTCCAGTTCATCTGAAGGTGTCACCAACCTCAGCCTTTCCAGTCACATGGAGCCAGTATATATGCAACAAATTGGAAATGCTAAGATACTAAGCCCCTCTGGAGTTCTGTTGAATGGAAGCCTGGTACCTGCAAGTACTTCACCTGTCTTCCTTAATGGTAATTCTTTCATTCAGGGACCCAACGGAGTTATCCTTAATGGATTAAATGTGGGAAATACACAGACAGTGTCATTGAACCCACCCAAAATGGCATCAAACATTGTGAGCAATGGTATATCCATGACTGACATACTGGGCTCTACCTCCCAGGATGTGAAGGAATTCAAAGTTCTCCAGAGTTCTTCAGCTAACTCAGCAGCCACCACCACCTACAGCCCCGGTGCCCCCGTGTCTTTTCCCGGACTGATCCCCAGCACTGAGGTGAAAAGAGAAGGCATTCAAACAGTGGCTTCCCAGGATGGAGGCTCTGTCGTGACTTTTACTACACCAGTGCAAATTAATCAGTATGGTATTGTCCAGATCCCCAATTCCGGAGCAAACAGCCAGTTTCTTAATGGGAGCATTGGATTCTCTCCATTGCAGCTGCCTCCTGTTTCAGTGGCAGCTTCACAAG gtaatatTTCAGTAAATTCAAGCACTTCAGATGGGAGCACATTTACAAGTGAGTCTACCACAGTCCAGCAAGGAAAGGTTTTCTTGAGCTCTCTTGCTCCCAGTGCAGTGGTATACACTGTTCCTAATTCAGGCCAGACTATAGGATCTGTTAAACAAGAGGGTTTGGAGAGGAGCCTGGTGTTTTCTCAGTTGATGCCTGTCAATCAGAATGCACAAGTAAATGCAAACCTGTCTTCTGAAAGTATCTCGGGGAGTGGCCTTCATCCACTAGCCTCCTCATTAGTCAATGTATCCCCAACTCACAGTTTTCCCCTGAATCCCCCTACCCTGCTACATCCCACTGAACTAAACCCCGACATTGCTGATAGCCAGCCCATGTCTGCACCTGTGGCAAGCAAATCTACTGTGACATCTGGCAGCAACACTAACTATGCAACTCTTCAGAACTGCTCCCTTATTACTGGTCAAGATCTATTGTCCATCCCAATGACCCAGGCTGCCCTTGGGGAAATAGTTCCTACAGCTGAAGACCAGGTGGGTCACCCCTCCCCCGCAGTACCCCAGGATTTTGTCAGAGAACATCGGTTGGTTCTACAATCAGTAACCAACATAAAAGAGAATTTCTTAACAAGTTCAGAGAGTAAAGCTACAAGCAGCTTAATGATGCTGGACTCCAAATCCAAGTATGTCCTAGAGGGCATGGTTGAGACAGTCTGTGAAGACCTGGAAACAGACAAGAAAGAGCTTGCCAAGCTCCAAACTGTCCAATTGGATGAAGATATGCAAGACTTATAA
- the SIX4 gene encoding homeobox protein SIX4 isoform X1 has product MSSSSPTGQIASAADIKQENGMESVSEGQEAPREVAGGAAAGLSPPAPAPFPLEPGDAAARVSGEEGAVAAAAGAAADQVQLHSELLGRHHHAAAAAAAAQTTLAFSPDHVACVCEALQQGGNLDRLARFLWSLPQSDLLRGNESLLKARALVAFHQGIYPELYSILESHSFESANHPLLQQLWYKARYTEAERARGRPLGAVDKYRLRRKFPLPRTIWDGEETVYCFKEKSRNALKELYKQNRYPSPAEKRHLAKITGLSLTQVSNWFKNRRQRDRNPSETQSKSESDGNPSTEDESSKGHEDLSPHPLSSSSEGVTNLSLSSHMEPVYMQQIGNAKILSPSGVLLNGSLVPASTSPVFLNGNSFIQGPNGVILNGLNVGNTQTVSLNPPKMASNIVSNGISMTDILGSTSQDVKEFKVLQSSSANSAATTTYSPGAPVSFPGLIPSTEVKREGIQTVASQDGGSVVTFTTPVQINQYGIVQIPNSGANSQFLNGSIGFSPLQLPPVSVAASQGNISVNSSTSDGSTFTSESTTVQQGKVFLSSLAPSAVVYTVPNSGQTIGSVKQEGLERSLVFSQLMPVNQNAQVNANLSSESISGSGLHPLASSLVNVSPTHSFPLNPPTLLHPTELNPDIADSQPMSAPVASKSTVTSGSNTNYATLQNCSLITGQDLLSIPMTQAALGEIVPTAEDQVGHPSPAVPQDFVREHRLVLQSVTNIKENFLTSSESKATSSLMMLDSKSKYVLEGMVETVCEDLETDKKELAKLQTVQLDEDMQDL; this is encoded by the exons atgtcctcttcctcccccaccggGCAGATCGCAAGTGCGGCGGACATCAAGCAGGAGAATGGGATGGAAAGCGTCTCGGAAGGGCAGGAGGCGCCTCGAGAAGTGGCGGGGGGCGCGGCGGCTGGGCTGAGCCCCCCGGCTCCAGCCCCTTTTCCCCTGGAGCCGGGGGACGCGGCCGCCAGGGTGAGCggagaggaaggggcagtggCGGCGGCGGCCGGAGCGGCAGCGGATCAGGTACAACTCCACTCGGAACTTCTGGGCAGGCACCACCACGCCgcggctgccgccgccgccgcgcagACCACACTGGCCTTCTCGCCCGACCATGTCGCCTGCGTGTGCGAGGCGCTGCAGCAGGGGGGCAACCTGGATCGCCTGGCCCGGTTCCTGTGGTCCCTGCCCCAGAGCGACCTGCTACGTGGCAACGAGAGCTTGCTGAAGGCGCGGGCGCTGGTGGCCTTCCACCAGGGCATCTACCCCGAGCTCTACAGCATCCTCGAGAGCCACAGCTTCGAGTCGGCCAACCACCCGCTGCTGCAGCAGCTCTGGTACAAGGCGCGCTACACCGAGGCCGAGCGCGCCCGCGGCCGGCCGCTGGGCGCCGTGGACAAGTACCGGCTCCGCAGGAAATTCCCCCTGCCCCGCACCATCTGGGACGGCGAGGAGACGGTGTATTGTTTCAAGGAGAAGTCGCGCAACGCGCTCAAGGAGCTCTACAAGCAGAATCGCTACCCTTCGCCTGCCGAGAAGCGGCACCTGGCCAAGATCACCGGCCTCTCCCTCACCCAAGTCAGCAACTGGTTCAAGAACCGGCGGCAGCGCGATCGGAACCCCTCTGAGACCCAGTCCAAAAG TGAGTCAGATGGTAATCCTAGCACTGAAGATGAGTCCAGCAAGGGTCATGAGGATCTGTCTCCTCATCCACTCTCCAGTTCATCTGAAGGTGTCACCAACCTCAGCCTTTCCAGTCACATGGAGCCAGTATATATGCAACAAATTGGAAATGCTAAGATACTAAGCCCCTCTGGAGTTCTGTTGAATGGAAGCCTGGTACCTGCAAGTACTTCACCTGTCTTCCTTAATGGTAATTCTTTCATTCAGGGACCCAACGGAGTTATCCTTAATGGATTAAATGTGGGAAATACACAGACAGTGTCATTGAACCCACCCAAAATGGCATCAAACATTGTGAGCAATGGTATATCCATGACTGACATACTGGGCTCTACCTCCCAGGATGTGAAGGAATTCAAAGTTCTCCAGAGTTCTTCAGCTAACTCAGCAGCCACCACCACCTACAGCCCCGGTGCCCCCGTGTCTTTTCCCGGACTGATCCCCAGCACTGAGGTGAAAAGAGAAGGCATTCAAACAGTGGCTTCCCAGGATGGAGGCTCTGTCGTGACTTTTACTACACCAGTGCAAATTAATCAGTATGGTATTGTCCAGATCCCCAATTCCGGAGCAAACAGCCAGTTTCTTAATGGGAGCATTGGATTCTCTCCATTGCAGCTGCCTCCTGTTTCAGTGGCAGCTTCACAAG gtaatatTTCAGTAAATTCAAGCACTTCAGATGGGAGCACATTTACAAGTGAGTCTACCACAGTCCAGCAAGGAAAGGTTTTCTTGAGCTCTCTTGCTCCCAGTGCAGTGGTATACACTGTTCCTAATTCAGGCCAGACTATAGGATCTGTTAAACAAGAGGGTTTGGAGAGGAGCCTGGTGTTTTCTCAGTTGATGCCTGTCAATCAGAATGCACAAGTAAATGCAAACCTGTCTTCTGAAAGTATCTCGGGGAGTGGCCTTCATCCACTAGCCTCCTCATTAGTCAATGTATCCCCAACTCACAGTTTTCCCCTGAATCCCCCTACCCTGCTACATCCCACTGAACTAAACCCCGACATTGCTGATAGCCAGCCCATGTCTGCACCTGTGGCAAGCAAATCTACTGTGACATCTGGCAGCAACACTAACTATGCAACTCTTCAGAACTGCTCCCTTATTACTGGTCAAGATCTATTGTCCATCCCAATGACCCAGGCTGCCCTTGGGGAAATAGTTCCTACAGCTGAAGACCAGGTGGGTCACCCCTCCCCCGCAGTACCCCAGGATTTTGTCAGAGAACATCGGTTGGTTCTACAATCAGTAACCAACATAAAAGAGAATTTCTTAACAAGTTCAGAGAGTAAAGCTACAAGCAGCTTAATGATGCTGGACTCCAAATCCAAGTATGTCCTAGAGGGCATGGTTGAGACAGTCTGTGAAGACCTGGAAACAGACAAGAAAGAGCTTGCCAAGCTCCAAACTGTCCAATTGGATGAAGATATGCAAGACTTATAA